The following proteins are co-located in the Maridesulfovibrio sp. genome:
- the tsaD gene encoding tRNA (adenosine(37)-N6)-threonylcarbamoyltransferase complex transferase subunit TsaD, with product MLCLGIESSCDETGLALVRDGKLVAEKLASQVDVHAVFGGVVPEIASREHLRVLPVLLRELLKDQSLTIDDIDVVSVARGPGLQGCLLMGLSFAKGLVLSSRAKLIGVNHLWAHLTAAGLEQDLQFPSLGLLVSGGHTHIYLIESPLKFTLLGKTLDDAAGEAFDKTAKSLNLPYPGGKLVDELGRRGVVNKKLFPVPYINNDNLDFSFSGLKTAVATYVNQNSYLRLDVMGIPDEGAEDPAVSEERKNMLASFNYVVGRALKVKVERALERNKGVKSLIVAGGVAANSVVRSVMSGVAAKFSVPLVLPSMHLCTDNGAMIAYAGYLMASAGCRHDLDLEAIPRGRVVPSDWICEG from the coding sequence ATGCTCTGTCTTGGTATTGAAAGTTCTTGCGATGAAACAGGTCTTGCCCTTGTTCGGGATGGAAAGCTGGTTGCCGAGAAGCTTGCTTCTCAGGTTGATGTGCATGCTGTTTTCGGAGGCGTTGTACCGGAAATAGCCTCCCGTGAGCATTTGCGTGTTCTCCCTGTGCTTCTGCGTGAGTTGTTGAAGGATCAGAGCCTGACTATTGATGACATAGATGTGGTCTCCGTTGCCAGAGGGCCGGGATTGCAGGGATGTCTCCTTATGGGCTTAAGCTTTGCCAAAGGTCTGGTTTTGTCCAGCCGGGCGAAATTGATAGGTGTAAACCATCTGTGGGCGCATTTGACTGCTGCCGGGCTCGAACAGGATTTGCAGTTTCCATCTTTGGGATTGCTGGTTTCCGGCGGGCATACTCATATTTATCTGATTGAAAGTCCTTTGAAATTTACCCTGCTTGGCAAAACTCTTGATGATGCCGCCGGGGAAGCTTTTGATAAGACTGCAAAGTCCCTGAACCTTCCATATCCCGGCGGTAAGCTGGTTGATGAGCTGGGGAGGCGGGGTGTTGTTAATAAAAAGCTTTTTCCTGTTCCGTACATAAATAACGATAATCTTGATTTCAGCTTTAGCGGTTTGAAAACAGCAGTTGCAACTTATGTTAATCAGAATTCCTATTTGCGTCTCGACGTCATGGGGATTCCGGATGAAGGTGCTGAAGACCCTGCTGTTTCGGAAGAGCGCAAGAATATGCTGGCTTCTTTTAATTATGTTGTGGGCAGGGCTCTGAAGGTCAAGGTTGAGCGAGCACTGGAGCGTAACAAGGGAGTAAAATCTCTGATTGTCGCAGGCGGGGTTGCCGCAAATTCAGTTGTGCGTTCTGTTATGTCTGGTGTGGCTGCAAAATTTTCAGTACCGCTGGTTTTGCCTTCCATGCATCTTTGTACTGATAATGGGGCTATGATTGCCTATGCAGGGTACCTCATGGCCAGTGCCGGATGCAGGCATGATCTTGATCTTGAGGCAATTCCCCGTGGCAGGGTAGTGCCTTCGGATTGGATTTGTGAAGGTTAA
- the fbp gene encoding class 1 fructose-bisphosphatase, translating into MTQQITVTEHLLLHQKQIPGATGQFTHLFNELVLSAKIISREVNKAGLVDVLGFTGEVNVQGEEVKKLDEYANRILIHRMARSGVLCAMASEENADIIDIPHGLPQGNYIIIFDPLDGSSNIDVNVNIGTIFSIFRRKSKLGTPVQSTDVLQAGCEQVAAGYILYGSSTMLVFTTGDGVHGFTMDPGVGEFLLSHPNMKIPETGNIYSVNEGYWPYWSEATKKVVGYFKSRDNIHGKPYSLRYIGSLVADFHRNLIYGGVFMYPADDRDPSKPRGKLRLLCEASPMAMLIEQAGGRATDGTQRILDIVPDDLHQRVPLFIGSKHEVETIRNIYKEQEG; encoded by the coding sequence ATGACCCAGCAGATTACTGTTACTGAACACCTTTTACTGCACCAGAAACAAATTCCCGGAGCTACCGGGCAGTTTACTCATCTTTTTAACGAACTTGTCCTCTCGGCAAAAATTATTTCCAGAGAAGTGAACAAGGCTGGACTTGTAGATGTTCTGGGCTTTACGGGTGAGGTTAATGTTCAGGGTGAGGAAGTAAAAAAGCTTGATGAATACGCCAACCGGATTTTGATTCATCGCATGGCCCGTTCCGGTGTTCTCTGTGCCATGGCTTCGGAGGAAAATGCGGATATTATTGATATTCCGCACGGACTTCCGCAAGGAAACTATATCATTATCTTTGATCCGCTGGACGGCTCATCAAATATTGATGTAAACGTCAATATCGGAACAATTTTTTCTATCTTCCGCCGTAAGAGTAAGCTTGGCACTCCGGTTCAGTCCACTGATGTTCTTCAGGCGGGTTGTGAACAGGTTGCGGCCGGTTATATTCTTTACGGTTCTTCCACCATGCTGGTTTTTACTACCGGTGATGGTGTTCATGGTTTTACTATGGACCCCGGTGTCGGAGAATTCCTTCTCTCACACCCGAACATGAAGATCCCTGAAACCGGTAATATTTATTCCGTTAATGAAGGGTACTGGCCTTATTGGTCCGAGGCCACTAAAAAGGTAGTCGGTTATTTTAAGTCCAGAGATAATATCCATGGTAAACCCTACAGCCTCCGTTATATAGGCTCTCTTGTAGCAGATTTTCATCGTAACTTAATTTACGGTGGAGTTTTCATGTATCCGGCTGATGACCGTGATCCATCAAAGCCGCGCGGTAAGTTGCGTCTGCTTTGTGAAGCTTCTCCCATGGCTATGCTCATTGAGCAGGCCGGAGGGCGTGCTACCGACGGAACTCAGCGCATCCTTGATATTGTTCCTGATGATCTTCATCAGCGCGTTCCTTTGTTTATCGGTTCAAAACACGAAGTTGAGACCATCAGGAATATTTATAAGGAGCAAGAGGGTTAA
- a CDS encoding tetratricopeptide repeat protein encodes MQSKIEWYQEVLALEPSSKVFFPLARLYVEMGNLEKAVTTLRMGLDRHPDYLEARLLLVETLAKLERDSEAKAAVAPLTRLFSSYPSFWKMWGASVSEGNDDVAGAMAFLFSALHGSPMSWSDVMAEGIKQLTGANIGARVQKAEPVISKERYEAAGDFVRPDPEESALLVDEISEAAALVDFDGDSGEDLTSSVVMDSLKTKTMAEVLASQGDLEGALEIYRDLLCKASDDDKDELMAFMADISSRISQAPMEDVAGDDASKDPYFKHAKSKLMSTLELLAERLEARASR; translated from the coding sequence ATGCAAAGCAAGATTGAGTGGTATCAGGAAGTTCTGGCTCTGGAGCCCAGCTCAAAAGTATTTTTTCCTCTGGCACGTCTTTATGTTGAAATGGGCAATCTTGAAAAAGCTGTAACCACTCTCAGGATGGGCCTTGACCGCCATCCTGATTACCTTGAAGCCCGCCTGTTGCTGGTTGAAACCCTAGCCAAACTTGAACGGGATTCTGAAGCAAAGGCTGCTGTCGCTCCTCTGACCAGACTTTTTTCTTCCTACCCCTCATTCTGGAAAATGTGGGGTGCTTCTGTTTCTGAGGGCAATGATGATGTCGCCGGGGCTATGGCTTTTCTATTCTCCGCTCTTCATGGCTCGCCTATGTCATGGTCCGATGTTATGGCCGAGGGTATTAAGCAGCTGACCGGTGCTAATATCGGGGCGCGGGTTCAGAAAGCTGAGCCAGTTATTTCCAAAGAAAGATATGAAGCTGCTGGGGATTTTGTCCGCCCTGATCCGGAAGAAAGCGCTCTGCTGGTGGATGAAATATCCGAGGCCGCAGCCCTTGTTGATTTTGATGGGGATTCCGGTGAAGATTTAACCAGTTCCGTTGTCATGGACAGCCTTAAGACCAAAACCATGGCAGAAGTGCTTGCTTCACAAGGTGACCTTGAAGGGGCTCTTGAAATTTATCGCGACCTGCTTTGCAAAGCCTCGGACGATGATAAGGATGAGCTAATGGCTTTTATGGCTGATATTTCAAGCCGAATCAGTCAGGCTCCTATGGAAGATGTGGCCGGTGATGACGCGAGCAAGGATCCTTATTTTAAACACGCTAAAAGTAAATTAATGAGTACCCTTGAACTTCTTGCCGAGCGGCTTGAGGCAAGGGCTTCCAGATAA
- a CDS encoding septum formation initiator family protein yields MLRRRVLLGLLVVINLVLLIRLGMSEQGFFGYVELDDKVQELERKIEAADNRTLELSREIRRLKTDRAYQEKVIRSRMNYVKDNEVLYIFPKSGELKTQGAGADAKQD; encoded by the coding sequence ATGCTGCGACGTAGAGTCTTGCTGGGTTTACTGGTTGTTATCAATCTCGTACTGCTTATACGGCTTGGAATGAGCGAGCAGGGATTTTTCGGTTATGTTGAACTGGATGACAAGGTTCAGGAGCTTGAGCGGAAGATTGAAGCTGCTGACAACCGGACTCTTGAATTGAGCAGGGAGATCAGACGTCTTAAGACTGATCGGGCCTATCAGGAGAAAGTCATCCGCAGCAGGATGAATTATGTTAAGGACAATGAAGTGTTATATATTTTCCCCAAATCCGGGGAACTAAAGACTCAGGGAGCAGGTGCAGATGCAAAGCAAGATTGA
- the pgsA gene encoding CDP-diacylglycerol--glycerol-3-phosphate 3-phosphatidyltransferase, which produces MFNLANSLTLGRILAVPLIVALLYYPNKLTMFLAAFVFFLASLTDFFDGYIARRSNQVTNLGKFLDPLADKLLICSTLIMLSYMGYVSGWITVVIVCRELAVTGLRAIAVDMGLVLAADKFGKLKTLVQSFALGPLLLHYSYFGIDMHQLGMWVLYVAVFLTVFSGANYMYNLHKVWLTSE; this is translated from the coding sequence ATGTTCAACCTTGCCAATTCCCTGACTCTTGGACGCATTCTTGCTGTACCTTTAATTGTAGCTCTTCTTTACTATCCGAACAAATTGACCATGTTTTTGGCGGCCTTTGTCTTTTTTCTGGCATCGCTTACCGACTTTTTTGACGGTTACATTGCCCGCCGCAGCAATCAGGTTACCAACCTTGGCAAGTTTCTTGACCCGCTGGCTGACAAATTGCTTATCTGTTCTACCCTTATCATGCTTAGCTACATGGGATATGTAAGCGGTTGGATTACTGTTGTTATTGTCTGCCGTGAACTTGCGGTAACCGGACTCCGGGCCATTGCTGTGGATATGGGGCTGGTACTTGCTGCGGATAAGTTCGGAAAACTTAAGACCCTTGTCCAGAGCTTTGCACTCGGTCCCTTGCTCCTGCATTATTCTTACTTCGGAATTGATATGCATCAGTTGGGAATGTGGGTTCTCTACGTGGCTGTTTTCCTGACTGTCTTTTCCGGCGCTAATTATATGTACAATTTGCATAAAGTCTGGTTAACTAGCGAATAA
- a CDS encoding Mrp/NBP35 family ATP-binding protein, whose protein sequence is MSSSCSSCSSAPQKGGDKKASAAHALQNELISSTLQKIKYKIFVMSGKGGVGKSSVAVNIAAALADKGFKVGILDVDIHGPSVPHLLGITGQLDVERGNLVVPKRVNDNLHVVSMESLLKDPDQAVLWRGPMKTSAIRQFISDVQWGELDFLVVDSPPGTGDEPMTVLKTIPESLAVVVTTPQEVSLADVRKAINFLQYAKANIMGVVENMSGLVCPHCHENIDLFKKGGGEELAKKYGLPFLGAVPLDPTTVVAGDLGKPVVLLEEDSPAKLAFRKVADEIAEAAESSFEVASSTHT, encoded by the coding sequence ATGAGTTCATCATGTAGTTCCTGTTCTTCTGCTCCCCAGAAGGGCGGGGACAAGAAAGCGAGTGCTGCCCATGCTCTGCAGAATGAGTTGATTTCTTCAACTCTGCAGAAAATCAAATACAAAATTTTTGTAATGAGCGGCAAAGGCGGTGTTGGTAAAAGTTCTGTGGCGGTCAACATTGCTGCAGCTCTTGCCGACAAAGGTTTTAAGGTCGGTATCCTTGATGTTGACATTCACGGTCCCAGTGTTCCTCACCTGCTTGGTATTACCGGACAGCTGGATGTTGAACGCGGCAACCTTGTTGTTCCCAAAAGGGTAAATGACAACTTGCACGTTGTTTCCATGGAATCCCTGCTCAAGGATCCGGATCAGGCTGTCCTCTGGCGTGGGCCCATGAAGACATCCGCTATCAGGCAGTTCATTTCCGACGTACAGTGGGGCGAGCTTGACTTTCTCGTAGTTGATTCCCCTCCGGGTACCGGAGATGAACCCATGACCGTTCTTAAAACCATTCCCGAATCCCTTGCTGTGGTTGTTACCACCCCTCAGGAAGTTTCCCTTGCCGACGTAAGAAAGGCTATCAACTTCCTGCAGTACGCTAAGGCCAACATCATGGGTGTGGTTGAAAACATGAGCGGACTTGTTTGTCCTCATTGCCATGAGAATATCGACCTTTTCAAGAAGGGCGGGGGTGAAGAACTTGCCAAGAAGTACGGCCTGCCTTTCCTTGGCGCGGTTCCTCTTGATCCTACTACTGTTGTAGCCGGAGATCTCGGTAAGCCTGTGGTTCTTCTCGAAGAAGATTCCCCGGCCAAGCTTGCTTTCCGCAAGGTTGCAGACGAGATCGCCGAAGCTGCTGAAAGTAGTTTTGAGGTTGCTTCCAGCACTCATACCTAA
- a CDS encoding DUF368 domain-containing protein → MNFIQAWKNGPGPESARDYLVLILKGICMGVADIIPGVSGGTMAFITGIYDNLIDSIRSFNGKFIKSLFKFDLTGAIAEAHLKFLIPLLFGIVVAMVSMARVIHTLLGTHPVQVWSLFFGLIAASILVVGRRVGEFSTKNVLSGIVGAVFSYFLVGLIPVTTPNTLWFVFLCASISICAMILPGISGAFILLLLGKYEFITGAIRNPTTLENGAILLAFVCGCAFGISLFSRVLHFLLEKHHALTVSLLTGFMAGAMRKIWPWKEVLDSVVIRGKTHVLSEANILPPAYDGEFASAVLLMVAGFAAVIILEWVSSAKDS, encoded by the coding sequence ATGAATTTTATCCAAGCTTGGAAGAATGGTCCGGGACCGGAATCAGCACGTGATTACCTTGTACTTATCCTTAAGGGGATTTGTATGGGAGTGGCCGATATTATACCCGGTGTTTCGGGTGGGACCATGGCTTTCATTACCGGAATTTATGACAACCTCATTGATTCCATCCGTTCTTTTAATGGTAAATTTATCAAGAGCCTGTTTAAATTCGACCTGACCGGTGCGATAGCCGAGGCACATCTTAAATTTTTGATTCCTCTCCTGTTCGGAATCGTAGTGGCTATGGTTTCCATGGCCCGTGTCATACATACCTTACTTGGAACACATCCTGTACAGGTCTGGTCTTTGTTTTTCGGTCTCATTGCTGCGTCCATTCTGGTTGTAGGCAGAAGGGTCGGGGAGTTTTCAACTAAGAATGTCCTCTCCGGCATTGTTGGCGCTGTCTTCAGTTATTTTCTGGTGGGGCTGATTCCCGTAACCACCCCCAATACTCTCTGGTTTGTTTTTCTTTGTGCTTCTATTTCCATTTGTGCCATGATTCTGCCCGGCATCAGCGGAGCGTTTATTCTTTTGCTGCTGGGTAAATACGAATTTATCACCGGAGCCATCCGCAATCCCACAACCCTTGAAAACGGGGCCATTTTGCTGGCTTTTGTCTGCGGTTGCGCTTTCGGTATTTCCCTTTTTTCCCGTGTCCTGCATTTTCTGCTGGAAAAACATCACGCTTTGACCGTGAGCCTGCTGACCGGATTTATGGCCGGGGCCATGCGCAAAATTTGGCCTTGGAAAGAGGTTCTCGATTCTGTGGTGATTCGGGGTAAAACTCATGTTTTGAGCGAGGCGAATATTTTGCCTCCGGCTTACGACGGGGAATTTGCGAGTGCTGTGCTGCTGATGGTTGCCGGATTCGCAGCAGTGATTATCTTGGAATGGGTATCTTCAGCCAAGGACAGCTGA
- a CDS encoding protein-L-isoaspartate(D-aspartate) O-methyltransferase — MRIDPKRSRLKMVEEQIAARGVADNNVLDAMRRVPRHMFVQDALASRAYSDSALPIGEGQTISQPYIVAVMSELLKIEPGHKVLEIGTGSGYQAAVLAEMGAEVFSVERIRKLFISARKLLFDMRYFNIQLKLDDGTMGWPDNAPYDRIIVTAGGPEIPQYLIDQLADPGILVIPVGGQRRVQRLMLVTKTDGKIETTDMGGCAFVDLVGKQGW, encoded by the coding sequence GTGCGTATAGACCCAAAGCGTTCCAGGTTAAAAATGGTTGAAGAACAGATTGCAGCCCGCGGTGTTGCGGATAACAATGTTCTTGATGCCATGCGTAGAGTTCCTAGACACATGTTTGTTCAGGACGCCCTTGCTTCACGTGCCTATTCTGACAGCGCCCTGCCTATCGGAGAAGGGCAGACTATCTCTCAACCATATATTGTTGCTGTCATGTCTGAGTTGTTGAAGATTGAGCCGGGGCATAAGGTTCTGGAAATCGGAACCGGGTCCGGCTATCAGGCTGCCGTGCTTGCAGAGATGGGGGCGGAGGTTTTTTCTGTAGAAAGGATTCGCAAGCTCTTTATTTCAGCGCGCAAACTTCTTTTCGATATGAGATATTTCAACATTCAGTTGAAACTGGATGACGGGACAATGGGCTGGCCGGATAACGCTCCTTATGACCGTATAATTGTCACTGCCGGAGGACCTGAAATACCGCAATATCTTATAGATCAACTTGCTGATCCCGGAATACTGGTCATTCCTGTTGGTGGGCAGAGGCGAGTGCAAAGGCTCATGCTGGTTACTAAAACAGACGGAAAAATCGAAACCACGGATATGGGCGGCTGTGCCTTTGTCGATCTGGTTGGTAAACAGGGCTGGTAG
- a CDS encoding CBS domain-containing protein: MLKVNDLMTTELFTLSESDNLKMARSLMDLQRIRHIPIVNADREFIGLVTHRDILRATISQLADIDPATQGEIDSGIPVGEIMRTDIKTITENTSLKEAATLLLDHKYGCFPVVNEKNGLIGILTEADFLKLTISLMEALEQNDD, translated from the coding sequence ATGCTGAAAGTCAACGATCTTATGACCACGGAACTTTTCACCCTAAGTGAATCTGACAATTTAAAAATGGCCAGGTCACTTATGGACCTGCAGCGCATCAGACATATCCCCATCGTAAATGCTGACCGGGAATTTATAGGACTTGTGACCCATCGCGACATCCTGCGGGCCACAATCTCCCAACTGGCCGACATTGACCCTGCCACACAAGGGGAAATTGATTCAGGAATCCCTGTCGGGGAAATAATGCGTACAGACATTAAAACCATTACAGAAAATACTTCTCTGAAAGAAGCTGCAACACTCCTTTTGGATCACAAGTACGGCTGTTTTCCGGTAGTTAATGAAAAAAACGGATTAATCGGGATTCTGACTGAAGCAGACTTCCTCAAGCTGACCATAAGCCTGATGGAAGCACTTGAACAAAACGACGATTAA
- a CDS encoding metal-dependent hydrolase has translation MPGYKVHVSGSIVAGALVLLGLANIGLYVIDPQQVVVLFVLCVLGALFPDIDTDSKGKRIYYSGMLLLSLTLIYFDQFQWAAYLGILAMLPGISAHRGWTHTWWAMLMVPIPMLILPYYVYGQPFPTLLPYYVAFVTGYFSHLLLDREL, from the coding sequence ATGCCGGGATATAAGGTTCATGTAAGCGGTTCTATCGTGGCCGGGGCGCTGGTTCTTCTGGGATTGGCTAATATCGGTCTATATGTGATTGATCCGCAGCAGGTTGTTGTTTTGTTTGTTCTGTGTGTGTTGGGTGCGCTTTTCCCTGATATTGATACAGATTCAAAGGGGAAGAGAATCTACTATTCAGGTATGCTGCTTTTGTCGCTTACTTTGATCTATTTTGACCAGTTTCAATGGGCGGCATATTTAGGAATTCTGGCAATGTTGCCCGGTATCAGTGCGCATCGCGGGTGGACTCATACATGGTGGGCCATGCTAATGGTGCCTATACCCATGCTGATTTTGCCGTATTATGTCTACGGACAGCCGTTTCCGACCTTGCTGCCGTATTATGTGGCTTTTGTGACCGGATATTTTTCGCATCTGTTGCTGGACAGGGAATTATAA
- a CDS encoding SufD family Fe-S cluster assembly protein encodes MKKIDLKDYKFDGLEHAVIEDLSSIEAEEKEQLIMAGVDVDAKDVSATFMQVDHSNVHCGSNDKDVEVMDIKKALEKYDGLPEYFFKLIDKDKDEFTRNAADNLHGGYFVRTKKGAKIEKPVQSCLFLKAENSGQNIHNIVVVEEDSELHIITGCAAAHDKFSGGHFGLSEFYVKKGGKLTFTMVHNWGENTVVRPRTVGVVEEGGSLINNYVLMKRVKDLQSYPTIYLNGEGAVARFNSVLVAPEGSHIDTGTRIIQNAPNTKAETISRTITTGGTIISRGHIQGNHVPARGHIECQGLILGGGRIHAVPELEGTVEGVELSHEAAVGKIAQEEIEYLMARGMDEDEATSTIVRGFLNVDIMGLPAKLQKEIDKQIEELDANESM; translated from the coding sequence ATGAAGAAAATTGATCTGAAAGATTATAAATTTGATGGTCTGGAACACGCAGTAATTGAAGATCTTTCTTCAATTGAAGCTGAAGAAAAAGAGCAGTTGATCATGGCAGGTGTTGACGTTGATGCCAAAGACGTCAGCGCGACCTTTATGCAGGTCGACCACTCCAACGTTCACTGCGGCAGCAACGATAAAGATGTTGAAGTCATGGATATCAAGAAAGCTCTTGAAAAATATGATGGCCTGCCTGAATACTTCTTCAAACTCATTGATAAAGATAAGGACGAGTTCACTCGCAACGCTGCAGACAATCTGCACGGCGGTTACTTTGTCCGTACCAAAAAAGGCGCGAAGATTGAAAAGCCTGTTCAGTCCTGCCTGTTCCTCAAGGCTGAAAATTCCGGCCAGAACATCCATAACATCGTGGTTGTAGAGGAAGATTCCGAACTGCATATCATCACCGGTTGTGCTGCCGCTCACGATAAATTCTCCGGCGGACATTTCGGCCTTTCCGAATTTTACGTTAAAAAGGGCGGTAAGCTCACTTTTACCATGGTTCATAACTGGGGTGAAAATACCGTCGTACGTCCCCGCACCGTGGGAGTTGTCGAAGAGGGCGGATCTCTCATCAACAACTATGTGCTCATGAAGCGGGTTAAGGATCTTCAGTCCTACCCGACCATCTACCTTAACGGTGAAGGCGCGGTTGCCCGTTTCAATTCCGTTCTGGTTGCACCTGAAGGTTCCCATATCGATACCGGAACCCGCATTATCCAGAATGCACCCAACACTAAAGCGGAAACCATTTCCCGTACTATCACCACTGGCGGTACCATTATCTCCCGTGGTCATATTCAGGGTAACCATGTTCCCGCTCGCGGCCACATTGAGTGTCAGGGGCTTATCCTTGGCGGTGGACGCATCCATGCCGTTCCTGAATTGGAAGGTACTGTTGAAGGTGTTGAACTTTCCCACGAGGCCGCAGTCGGTAAGATTGCGCAGGAAGAGATTGAATACCTCATGGCTCGTGGAATGGATGAGGACGAGGCAACCTCAACCATCGTACGCGGCTTCCTGAACGTTGATATTATGGGCCTGCCTGCAAAGCTGCAGAAAGAAATCGACAAACAGATCGAGGAACTTGACGCCAACGAATCCATGTAG
- a CDS encoding ABC transporter ATP-binding protein yields MLKIEDLHVSIGDKEVIKGLNLHIQEGETFILFGPNGSGKTSLLMTLMGFSNYNVTKGKITFKGEDITYAPIYERARLGIGMSFQRPPTIHGLKTRHLVKMCGNGSDVDVEMLAERVNMTNFLDRDINSGFSGGEIKRSELLQLMAQNPGLLLFDEPESGVDLENMHLIGKMVRTLLDGEIKPCLDLSMKEQKMKKGTDTCGLIITHTGHILDYINADRGQVLFNGHLCCEARPRDILEHIRKYGYKECVKCLN; encoded by the coding sequence ATGCTTAAGATAGAAGACTTGCACGTCAGTATCGGCGACAAGGAGGTCATTAAAGGCCTCAACCTGCATATACAAGAAGGTGAGACTTTCATTCTTTTCGGTCCCAACGGTTCCGGTAAGACTTCCCTGCTTATGACCCTGATGGGTTTCAGCAACTATAATGTTACCAAGGGCAAGATTACTTTCAAAGGTGAAGATATCACCTACGCCCCCATTTATGAGCGTGCCCGTCTTGGTATCGGTATGTCCTTCCAGCGTCCTCCGACCATCCATGGCCTGAAAACCCGCCATCTGGTAAAAATGTGCGGTAATGGCTCCGATGTGGATGTCGAGATGCTTGCCGAGCGTGTCAATATGACCAATTTTCTTGACCGCGATATCAACTCCGGTTTTTCCGGCGGTGAAATCAAGCGTTCCGAACTTCTTCAGCTTATGGCGCAGAATCCGGGCCTGTTGCTTTTCGATGAGCCTGAATCAGGCGTTGACCTCGAAAATATGCACCTGATCGGTAAAATGGTTCGCACTCTGCTCGATGGTGAAATCAAGCCCTGTCTTGATCTGAGCATGAAAGAGCAGAAAATGAAAAAAGGTACCGATACCTGCGGCCTGATCATTACCCATACCGGACACATTTTGGATTACATCAATGCTGACCGTGGACAGGTCCTTTTTAACGGACACCTCTGCTGTGAAGCCAGACCTCGCGACATTCTGGAGCACATCCGTAAGTACGGATACAAAGAATGCGTGAAATGCTTGAACTAG
- a CDS encoding Smr/MutS family protein, which produces MAKKKMSSLSDLKGLKFKKDKKEEHVPKAVKKALEAVKKKPAPVKPEEKEIEVDDDQAFMDAMAGVERMDRSTVAPKKPKPAPAPKLSDEDEGKEYLSSLVTGKIEFELEYSDEFMFGYVRGTDSKVFQKLKQGAFSYESHIDLHGMNSEQAFDNLIFFIRESFLQGKRCVLAVTGRGKNSPGGHSVLKREIQEWLTRDPFRRVILAFCTAQPKDGGAGAIYILLRKQKKVQGKVKWDKGINWGKDI; this is translated from the coding sequence ATGGCTAAAAAGAAAATGAGTTCCCTTTCTGATCTGAAGGGTTTGAAATTCAAAAAAGATAAAAAAGAAGAACATGTACCGAAGGCGGTTAAAAAAGCACTTGAAGCTGTGAAGAAGAAGCCCGCCCCAGTGAAACCGGAAGAAAAGGAAATCGAAGTGGATGATGATCAGGCATTCATGGATGCCATGGCAGGTGTAGAACGCATGGATCGTTCCACCGTTGCACCCAAAAAGCCAAAACCGGCCCCGGCCCCCAAACTGTCAGATGAAGATGAAGGCAAAGAATATTTAAGCAGCCTTGTTACCGGTAAAATTGAATTTGAGCTGGAATATTCTGACGAATTTATGTTCGGCTATGTTCGTGGAACCGACTCCAAAGTTTTCCAGAAGCTGAAACAGGGAGCTTTCAGCTACGAATCCCACATTGACCTGCACGGCATGAACTCCGAACAGGCTTTCGACAATCTGATCTTTTTCATCCGTGAATCATTTCTGCAGGGCAAGCGATGCGTGCTGGCTGTTACCGGACGGGGTAAAAACTCCCCCGGAGGTCATTCTGTACTCAAACGTGAAATTCAGGAATGGCTGACCCGTGATCCATTCAGGCGCGTGATTCTCGCCTTTTGTACCGCCCAGCCCAAGGATGGCGGTGCCGGAGCAATATACATCCTTTTGCGCAAACAGAAAAAAGTTCAGGGCAAGGTTAAATGGGACAAAGGCATCAACTGGGGAAAAGACATTTAA